A DNA window from Coleofasciculus sp. FACHB-T130 contains the following coding sequences:
- a CDS encoding cytochrome c biogenesis protein → MTAKNSFFSNLGSTSYRFWRQELLPLLADLRLAIALLLAIALFSISGTVIEQGQSPAFYQANYPEHPALFGFLTWKVIQVVGLDRVYRTWWFLSLLILFGSSLTACTFTRQFPALKAAQHWKFYDQPRQFQKLALSAELETGSLNKLTELLQQRRYKVFQEEDKLYARKGLVGRIGPIVVHASMLIILGGAIWGSITGFVAQEMVASGDTFQIKNIIEAGSWALPQVPKDWSVRVNRFWIDYTPEGRIDQFYSDLSVLDKQGQEVDRQTIHVNQPLRYRGVTLYQTDWGIAGIQVRLNNSPVLQLPMASLNTVSKGRIWGTWIPTKPDLSEGVALIAKDLQGTLMLYNPKGQLINTIRAGMSVPVNGVRLSIDEVIGSTGLQIKADPGIPFVYAGFGLLMLGVVMSYFSHSQIWALQEGVSAASQKEIRFYVGGRTNRAQVAFERELLEILDRVSHPSQEEVPVVEIEAIATQS, encoded by the coding sequence ATGACTGCAAAAAATTCTTTTTTCTCAAACTTGGGGTCAACTTCCTATCGGTTTTGGCGGCAGGAATTGTTGCCATTGCTGGCAGATTTGCGGTTAGCGATCGCGTTGCTATTAGCGATCGCACTTTTCAGCATCTCTGGCACGGTGATTGAGCAGGGTCAGTCGCCCGCTTTTTACCAAGCAAACTATCCAGAGCATCCCGCTTTGTTTGGTTTCCTGACTTGGAAGGTAATCCAGGTAGTCGGATTGGATCGTGTTTATCGCACCTGGTGGTTTTTATCACTCCTAATTTTGTTTGGCAGTAGCTTAACTGCCTGTACCTTCACCCGGCAGTTTCCAGCTTTAAAAGCAGCACAGCACTGGAAGTTTTACGACCAACCCCGCCAATTTCAGAAACTCGCCCTGAGTGCGGAACTCGAAACAGGTTCGCTAAACAAACTGACCGAGTTGTTGCAGCAGCGGCGCTATAAAGTTTTTCAAGAAGAAGATAAACTTTACGCCCGAAAAGGTCTGGTGGGGCGGATTGGTCCGATTGTTGTTCATGCCAGTATGTTAATTATTCTGGGGGGTGCAATTTGGGGGAGTATCACGGGTTTTGTCGCCCAGGAAATGGTTGCCAGCGGCGATACGTTTCAGATAAAAAACATCATCGAAGCGGGTTCTTGGGCGCTGCCACAAGTTCCCAAAGATTGGTCGGTGCGGGTAAATCGCTTTTGGATCGACTATACACCTGAAGGCAGAATCGACCAGTTTTATTCCGATTTGTCGGTTTTGGATAAACAAGGACAAGAAGTTGATCGTCAAACGATTCACGTCAATCAGCCGCTGCGTTATCGAGGTGTGACGCTTTATCAAACAGATTGGGGAATTGCAGGTATCCAGGTGCGGCTGAATAATAGCCCAGTTTTACAGTTGCCGATGGCGTCATTAAATACTGTCAGCAAGGGTCGAATCTGGGGAACTTGGATTCCCACTAAACCGGATTTGAGTGAGGGCGTTGCCTTAATTGCGAAGGATTTGCAGGGAACACTGATGCTTTATAACCCAAAGGGTCAGCTAATCAATACTATTCGCGCCGGGATGTCGGTACCTGTGAATGGAGTCAGGCTGAGCATTGATGAAGTAATCGGCAGCACTGGCTTGCAAATAAAAGCCGATCCGGGTATCCCGTTTGTTTATGCTGGCTTTGGTTTGCTGATGCTGGGTGTGGTTATGAGTTATTTTTCTCATTCGCAAATTTGGGCGCTACAAGAAGGGGTTAGTGCAGCGTCTCAGAAGGAGATTCGCTTCTATGTCGGCGGCAGAACTAACCGCGCACAGGTTGCTTTTGAACGGGAACTGTTGGAAATTTTGGATCGAGTCAGTCATCCGTCTCAGGAGGAAGTGCCAGTTGTTGAGATAGAAGCGATCGCGACCCAGTCCTAA
- a CDS encoding glycosyltransferase family 39 protein: MAVAQSLNHVKNRLTQTKLLPPSWLQFFIIVVLVLGVFFRFVNLDRKVYWGDETFTSLRIAGYSKAEFAQEVFDGQVMGVEELQKFQQPNSEKGASGTINSIVVDTPQHPPLYFLMARYWVQWFGYSPGIIRSLSALISLLAFPCIYWLCQELFGSSLAGWIAIALIAVSPFQVLYAQEARPYSLWIVAILLSSAALLRAMRLGNRDTKTLISTWGVYAATLTLGMYTQLFFALVAIGHGIYLLTIEKFRFTKTVFAYLLASLAGLLTFVPWLLILIANSSTVEKTTDWSRQKESLFSWVKAWTRNITRTFLDTDPAGGVIEFGFNNQWTEFIRLTLVGMILFLSGYAIYFLCRNTSKQVWLFVLTLLGVTALPFISRDLISGGGLSGSTRHLVAVYLGIQLAIAYLLATKISLPSRSAKVQKLWQFVLVAVVSSGVISCAISSQQEIWWNKALSQTEYNPKVAQIINKTAHPLLISNEKLNFFLPLTYALEPKVRLQLVVKPNVPQIPDGFSDVFLYRSSKELRKALQKQNYKIEPAYPTGQVWLWKLEKKV; the protein is encoded by the coding sequence ATGGCAGTTGCACAAAGCCTTAACCATGTTAAGAATAGGTTAACTCAAACAAAGCTACTTCCTCCAAGCTGGTTACAATTTTTTATCATTGTCGTGCTGGTACTGGGAGTATTTTTTCGATTCGTCAACCTGGATCGCAAAGTTTACTGGGGCGATGAGACTTTCACTTCATTACGGATTGCGGGTTACAGCAAGGCAGAATTCGCCCAAGAAGTCTTTGATGGACAGGTGATGGGGGTCGAAGAATTACAGAAGTTTCAACAACCCAATTCGGAAAAAGGTGCAAGCGGAACCATCAACTCGATAGTGGTCGATACTCCCCAGCATCCGCCCCTCTATTTTTTAATGGCAAGATATTGGGTGCAATGGTTTGGTTATTCGCCAGGGATAATCAGAAGCTTGTCTGCATTAATTAGCTTGCTAGCTTTTCCTTGCATCTATTGGCTATGCCAAGAATTATTTGGATCTTCCTTAGCAGGATGGATAGCGATCGCACTCATCGCCGTCTCCCCGTTTCAAGTTCTCTACGCCCAGGAAGCACGACCTTATAGTTTGTGGATTGTGGCGATCTTACTATCGAGTGCGGCACTGCTGCGAGCGATGCGGCTGGGAAATAGAGACACCAAAACCCTTATTTCTACTTGGGGAGTGTATGCAGCAACGCTAACGCTGGGGATGTATACGCAGTTATTTTTTGCGCTGGTTGCGATTGGACATGGAATTTATCTATTGACAATCGAGAAATTCCGATTCACTAAAACAGTCTTTGCCTATTTGCTGGCATCTTTGGCTGGTTTGCTCACATTTGTGCCTTGGCTTCTAATTCTAATTGCTAATTCATCTACCGTTGAAAAGACAACAGATTGGTCTCGCCAGAAAGAAAGCCTGTTTTCTTGGGTGAAAGCTTGGACTCGCAATATCACTCGGACATTTCTTGATACAGATCCAGCAGGAGGAGTGATTGAGTTTGGATTTAACAATCAATGGACAGAATTTATCCGACTGACACTGGTAGGAATGATTTTATTCCTGTCAGGATATGCAATTTATTTTCTGTGTCGTAACACTAGCAAGCAAGTTTGGTTATTTGTTTTAACTTTGCTTGGAGTAACTGCCCTTCCCTTTATTTCCAGAGATCTAATCTCCGGAGGAGGATTGTCAGGTTCAACTCGACATCTAGTTGCTGTTTATTTGGGGATTCAGCTAGCAATTGCTTACTTACTGGCTACTAAAATTAGTTTGCCTTCGAGAAGTGCAAAGGTACAAAAACTATGGCAATTTGTGCTTGTTGCAGTAGTTTCGAGTGGTGTTATATCCTGTGCCATCAGTTCTCAACAAGAAATCTGGTGGAATAAAGCTCTCTCTCAAACTGAATACAATCCAAAAGTAGCCCAAATCATCAACAAAACAGCTCATCCGCTTTTGATCAGCAATGAGAAACTAAACTTTTTTCTTCCTTTAACCTATGCACTGGAACCGAAAGTGCGGCTTCAATTAGTCGTTAAACCAAATGTGCCTCAGATTCCAGATGGGTTCAGTGATGTGTTTTTATACAGGAGTTCCAAGGAATTAAGAAAGGCACTACAAAAGCAGAACTACAAAATAGAGCCTGCATACCCAACGGGTCAAGTTTGGCTTTGGAAACTAGAAAAAAAGGTGTGA
- the queF gene encoding preQ(1) synthase — MSQSPTQQQLSSETPLSEMKYGERNISEGQLITFPNPRVGRHYDIHITLPEFTCKCPFSGYPDFATIHITYVPDQRVVELKAIKLYINSYRDRYISHEESINQILDDFVAACDPLEATIKGDFAPRGNVHTVIEVRHQKSSDA; from the coding sequence ATGAGTCAGTCGCCAACACAACAACAATTATCATCTGAAACGCCGCTTTCGGAAATGAAATACGGTGAGCGAAATATTTCTGAAGGACAATTAATTACCTTCCCCAATCCGCGAGTCGGACGCCACTACGACATTCACATTACTCTACCAGAGTTTACCTGTAAGTGTCCGTTTTCTGGCTATCCTGACTTTGCGACCATCCATATTACCTATGTTCCCGACCAAAGGGTGGTGGAACTGAAGGCGATCAAGCTTTATATCAATAGTTACCGCGATCGCTACATCTCCCACGAAGAATCCATCAATCAAATTTTGGATGACTTTGTGGCAGCTTGCGATCCTTTAGAAGCCACTATCAAAGGGGATTTCGCGCCCCGCGGTAATGTTCACACAGTCATTGAAGTGCGTCATCAAAAGTCCTCTGACGCCTAG
- a CDS encoding phasin family protein gives MAGFGDIVQKAFYLGVGLAASAGERAGGKLTELRSQAQKLADEMVAKGEMTTDEARRFVDDMMKQAQQAPVEPSTSSTQPGEPRRIEILSEDEEPKSAAAPNAAPNNDVDAMRQQVQALQDELRRLKRD, from the coding sequence ATGGCTGGTTTTGGAGATATTGTTCAAAAAGCGTTTTACTTAGGGGTTGGCTTAGCTGCCTCTGCGGGTGAGAGAGCTGGGGGAAAGTTAACTGAGTTGCGATCGCAAGCTCAAAAGCTAGCCGATGAAATGGTAGCAAAAGGCGAGATGACAACAGACGAAGCTCGCCGGTTTGTCGATGATATGATGAAACAAGCCCAGCAGGCACCCGTTGAGCCATCTACTAGCAGCACCCAACCCGGTGAGCCGCGGCGGATTGAAATTCTCTCAGAAGATGAAGAGCCAAAGTCGGCAGCAGCTCCAAATGCGGCTCCAAATAATGATGTGGACGCGATGCGCCAACAGGTGCAAGCACTACAGGACGAACTGCGTCGGCTAAAGCGCGATTAG
- a CDS encoding YciI family protein, whose product MPWFVKIEEGIVDKPIFDKSVPAHKAYVQDLITKGYKARSGYWLERRGGMMLFEASSLEEARAIVSLDPLVQNGCVKYELYEWRVVAE is encoded by the coding sequence ATGCCCTGGTTTGTAAAGATTGAAGAAGGCATCGTTGATAAACCGATCTTTGATAAATCTGTACCGGCGCACAAAGCTTATGTCCAGGATTTGATTACCAAAGGATATAAGGCGCGTAGCGGCTACTGGCTGGAACGGCGAGGCGGCATGATGCTATTTGAGGCGTCTTCACTGGAGGAGGCGCGCGCAATTGTCTCACTCGATCCGCTGGTGCAAAACGGCTGCGTCAAGTATGAACTTTATGAGTGGCGAGTGGTTGCCGAATAA
- a CDS encoding 2'-5' RNA ligase family protein yields the protein MDNTKRRFFIALLPPQEIQDYAKEIQQHFAQTYASKGAQKSPPHITLQPPFEWQVEAVPVLEECLRTFASHRSPVFITLKGFGAFPPRVIYINVLKTPELLALQADLMTDMETNLGIVDAVSKQRPFAPHMTVAFRDLTRQNFHAAWAEFQGRSLEFEFTAAQLTLLIHTGERWEVSAEFPCLARRR from the coding sequence TTGGACAATACAAAACGCCGCTTCTTTATTGCTCTCTTGCCGCCGCAAGAGATTCAAGACTACGCCAAAGAGATTCAGCAGCACTTCGCCCAAACCTATGCTAGCAAAGGTGCCCAGAAATCTCCCCCGCATATCACGCTGCAACCGCCGTTTGAATGGCAGGTAGAGGCAGTGCCAGTGCTGGAAGAATGCTTGAGAACGTTTGCTTCCCATCGTTCACCTGTCTTCATTACCCTGAAAGGGTTTGGAGCTTTTCCACCCCGTGTTATTTACATCAATGTTCTTAAGACGCCGGAACTGCTAGCGTTACAAGCCGATTTAATGACCGATATGGAGACAAACTTGGGAATTGTCGATGCGGTTTCCAAGCAGCGTCCCTTTGCTCCTCACATGACTGTTGCCTTTAGAGACTTGACACGGCAAAACTTTCATGCAGCATGGGCTGAATTTCAGGGCCGATCGTTAGAGTTTGAGTTCACTGCTGCTCAGCTAACCCTACTGATTCATACAGGGGAACGATGGGAAGTGAGCGCCGAATTCCCTTGTTTAGCGCGCCGGAGGTAA
- a CDS encoding WecB/TagA/CpsF family glycosyltransferase, producing MKKVNVLNVSIDNLSRAELLTKLDREGGIVFTPNVDHLMKLQTDGDFYKAYNIATYKVCDSQIVLYASKFLGTPIKEKLSGSDLFPAFYMHHKDNESVKIFLLGAAEGVARKAQERINNQVGRNIIVASHSPSFGFEKSEKECLEIIDRINKSGATVLAIGVGAPKQEKWILKYKNKLPNIKVFLSVGASLDFEAGHKPRSPQWMSDAGIEWLHRLLSEPQRLWKRYLIDDMPFFWLILKQKLNLYKKPFQAEKKSVKLERVKWE from the coding sequence ATGAAAAAAGTTAATGTACTTAATGTATCCATTGACAACTTGTCAAGAGCAGAGCTATTAACCAAACTCGATCGGGAAGGTGGTATCGTATTTACGCCAAACGTAGACCACCTGATGAAGCTGCAAACCGATGGAGATTTCTACAAAGCTTACAATATCGCTACTTATAAAGTGTGTGACAGTCAGATAGTATTGTACGCTTCTAAATTTTTAGGAACGCCGATTAAAGAAAAACTGTCGGGTTCAGATTTATTTCCCGCTTTCTATATGCACCACAAGGACAATGAAAGCGTTAAGATTTTCTTGCTGGGTGCCGCTGAAGGAGTGGCTCGTAAAGCTCAAGAGCGAATCAATAACCAAGTAGGCAGAAATATTATAGTTGCTTCTCATTCGCCGTCTTTCGGATTTGAAAAGAGCGAAAAAGAATGCCTAGAAATTATTGACAGGATTAATAAGTCAGGCGCTACAGTCTTAGCCATTGGCGTCGGTGCCCCTAAACAAGAAAAGTGGATATTGAAGTATAAAAATAAATTACCCAATATCAAAGTATTCTTGTCTGTTGGCGCATCTCTTGACTTTGAAGCAGGACATAAACCAAGGTCTCCACAGTGGATGAGCGACGCAGGAATAGAGTGGTTACATAGACTCTTATCCGAGCCACAAAGGTTATGGAAAAGATATTTAATAGACGATATGCCTTTCTTCTGGTTAATTTTGAAACAAAAGCTTAACCTTTATAAAAAGCCTTTTCAGGCAGAGAAGAAATCCGTAAAATTAGAACGAGTTAAGTGGGAATAA
- a CDS encoding beta-1,6-N-acetylglucosaminyltransferase, with protein MKVLYLIQSHKNPEQIFRLVQTLKKSSPQSQILISHDFRGCHLDVTAFHEFPGVNVIRGTGGRGDFSIVQGYLNAIDWLFSHNVEFDWLANITGQDYPIQPLPKIEKFLAESPFDGFLEYFDVLSDLEENLWGSREGSDRYLYQYWRSGQYLPLWKRAIVKIPRMVINNVQPLVRINSSYGLMLGVRTTSSPFNENFKCYAGSYFKTLSRKCVEYLHHFCQHNPELINYYKKTCIPDESFVQTVLVNSGQFHLCNDYKRYIDWTGTRHGHPRTLNAEDYSAIIRRDVHFARKFDMTQDSRILDMLDARVLKESSPVTLGIS; from the coding sequence GTGAAAGTTTTATATCTGATTCAAAGTCATAAAAATCCCGAACAGATTTTTAGACTGGTGCAAACTCTAAAAAAATCAAGTCCCCAATCTCAGATATTGATTAGCCATGACTTTAGGGGTTGTCATTTAGACGTAACGGCCTTTCACGAATTCCCAGGAGTGAATGTAATTAGGGGTACGGGAGGACGAGGAGATTTTTCGATTGTTCAAGGTTATCTGAATGCCATTGACTGGCTTTTTAGCCATAATGTTGAATTTGATTGGCTTGCCAATATTACAGGCCAAGACTATCCGATTCAACCGCTACCAAAAATTGAGAAGTTTCTTGCGGAATCACCGTTTGATGGCTTTTTAGAGTATTTTGATGTACTTTCAGATTTAGAGGAAAATCTTTGGGGAAGCCGGGAAGGTAGCGATCGCTATCTCTATCAGTACTGGCGTTCGGGTCAATATTTACCACTGTGGAAACGCGCTATCGTCAAAATTCCTCGCATGGTCATTAATAATGTCCAGCCTTTGGTGAGAATAAATTCTTCCTATGGGCTGATGCTAGGAGTTCGTACGACTTCATCTCCATTCAATGAAAACTTTAAATGCTATGCAGGGTCTTACTTCAAGACTCTATCGAGGAAGTGTGTCGAATATTTACATCATTTCTGCCAGCATAACCCCGAGCTAATTAATTACTATAAAAAGACTTGTATTCCTGATGAATCTTTTGTCCAAACGGTTTTAGTCAATAGCGGGCAATTTCATTTGTGTAACGACTATAAACGCTATATTGATTGGACTGGGACTCGCCACGGTCATCCTCGTACTCTAAATGCTGAAGATTACTCAGCAATTATAAGAAGGGACGTTCACTTTGCCCGAAAATTCGATATGACGCAGGACAGCAGAATTTTAGATATGCTTGATGCAAGAGTTTTAAAAGAAAGTAGCCCAGTCACCTTAGGCATTAGTTAA
- a CDS encoding FkbM family methyltransferase: MKIFLEIKNFFKETIKGSFLDPVVRPFLDIVKPPKRSDILNRQDNAFTIEIMSCVLAKNSNCIDVGCNTGDLLSQILQFSPLGFHYAFEPIPRLASRLRKKFPTVEVRETALSDSEAETIFWYVVNAPAVSSLDKECCESHIPDALMEPITVKTQRLDDVLAPDFKIHFIKVDVEGVELQVFRGAIRTLKTYKPYLVFESGLINSQEWVDGTLKDGKWHDSRIYDLLVNECGLKIFKLKNWVDGLAPLSRDEFLKSSAWNFLAMP; this comes from the coding sequence ATGAAAATCTTCTTAGAAATAAAAAACTTTTTCAAAGAAACAATCAAGGGTTCATTTCTCGATCCGGTCGTTAGACCATTTTTAGATATCGTAAAGCCTCCGAAACGCAGTGACATTCTTAATAGACAAGACAATGCTTTCACAATTGAAATCATGTCTTGTGTTTTAGCAAAAAACTCAAACTGTATTGATGTTGGTTGTAACACAGGGGATTTACTTAGCCAAATTTTACAGTTTTCACCTCTGGGATTTCATTATGCATTTGAGCCAATACCACGGTTAGCGAGTAGGCTTAGAAAAAAATTTCCAACTGTTGAGGTCAGAGAAACAGCTTTGAGTGATTCGGAGGCAGAAACAATTTTTTGGTATGTAGTGAATGCTCCGGCTGTAAGTAGCTTGGATAAGGAATGCTGTGAAAGCCATATTCCTGATGCACTTATGGAACCAATCACTGTTAAAACTCAGAGACTTGATGATGTACTAGCTCCAGACTTTAAGATTCATTTCATCAAGGTAGATGTAGAAGGCGTAGAATTGCAGGTTTTTAGAGGTGCTATTAGAACATTAAAAACTTATAAACCTTACTTAGTCTTCGAGAGTGGCTTAATTAATTCTCAAGAATGGGTTGATGGCACATTGAAAGATGGGAAATGGCACGACAGCAGAATTTACGATCTGCTTGTCAATGAGTGTGGTCTAAAAATTTTCAAGCTAAAAAATTGGGTAGATGGTTTAGCTCCGCTGAGTCGGGATGAATTTCTAAAATCTTCTGCTTGGAATTTTTTAGCAATGCCTTAG
- a CDS encoding glycosyltransferase family 2 protein, which translates to MKKFSVIIPAYGVEKYIGAAIESVLAQTYKNFEIIVVDDGSPDRTVEICQQYIDPRIKIVSQKNRGLAGARNTGIRHAHGDYLAFLDGDDLWLPEKLEKHLEHLDNSSTVGISFSRSAFVDETGNSLGTYLMPKFKDITPPDLLRDNPVGNGSAPVVRREVFEAIKFQDNLYGTVEDFYFDDNFRQAEDIECWLRILLQTNWQIEGIPEALTLYRVNAGGLSASLLKQLEALERVIEKTRSYAPELIAEWENPTKAYQLRYLARSAVRLKAGSMAVQLMHRALAAHWRILLEQPRRTLMTLAAAYLLCFLPHPVYYQIEALAAKMTGLIQRRRILQDQSS; encoded by the coding sequence ATGAAAAAATTTTCGGTTATTATTCCAGCCTACGGAGTAGAAAAGTATATAGGTGCTGCAATTGAATCGGTTCTAGCTCAAACATACAAAAATTTTGAAATTATTGTAGTTGATGACGGCTCTCCCGATAGAACTGTAGAAATTTGCCAGCAGTATATAGACCCTAGAATTAAAATCGTTAGCCAGAAAAATAGAGGACTCGCTGGAGCAAGAAACACCGGAATCCGCCATGCTCATGGCGACTATTTAGCTTTTTTAGATGGCGATGACCTTTGGCTACCGGAAAAATTAGAGAAACATCTCGAACATTTAGATAATTCCTCAACGGTAGGGATTAGTTTTAGTCGCTCTGCTTTTGTTGATGAAACGGGAAATTCCTTGGGTACCTATCTGATGCCCAAGTTCAAGGACATTACACCACCCGATTTACTTCGCGACAATCCAGTCGGAAATGGTTCTGCTCCCGTAGTTCGGCGAGAGGTATTTGAAGCGATTAAATTTCAAGATAATCTTTACGGGACTGTTGAAGATTTTTATTTTGATGATAACTTTCGTCAGGCAGAGGATATAGAATGCTGGCTTCGCATCCTCCTTCAAACCAACTGGCAAATTGAGGGCATTCCTGAAGCGCTGACACTGTATCGGGTAAACGCAGGGGGTCTTTCAGCTAGTTTGCTGAAGCAATTAGAAGCTCTCGAAAGGGTAATTGAAAAAACACGCTCCTACGCTCCAGAATTAATTGCTGAATGGGAAAACCCCACTAAAGCATATCAACTGCGATATTTAGCGAGAAGTGCAGTCCGTTTAAAAGCAGGCTCAATGGCTGTGCAGCTAATGCACCGAGCCTTGGCTGCTCACTGGCGCATCCTTTTGGAGCAGCCCCGCCGCACGCTGATGACCTTAGCAGCTGCCTATTTGCTCTGCTTCTTACCCCATCCTGTTTATTACCAAATAGAGGCTCTTGCTGCCAAAATGACTGGGCTTATTCAAAGACGCCGTATTCTTCAAGATCAGTCTAGCTAA
- a CDS encoding beta-1,6-N-acetylglucosaminyltransferase, with translation MRVVYLIQTHTNPEQIYRLVKVIKKSSNDSYIVMSHNFNASQIDVELFESLPNVKVLRAKKVGRGDFSITQAYLDVVDWILTQNIQFDWLANLTGQDYPTQSLSKFENFLAATEYDGFFDYFNVLSDKCTWGAKDGRDRYFYQYWWSGIELAKWQRALFKPFRVLINNVQPFVRIDSSYGLIIGQRAASAPFNDKFVCYGGSYFKTISRQCIQYIHDFCSANPDLVNYYKKVRLPDESFMQTILLNSGLFNFYPRNMRYIDWENSRHGHPRILTSEDFPNLIKDKYYFARKFDMNRDSKVLDMLDERIFQAT, from the coding sequence ATGAGGGTTGTCTACCTGATCCAAACCCATACCAATCCGGAGCAAATTTATCGGCTGGTTAAAGTTATTAAAAAGTCCAGTAATGACTCTTATATAGTGATGAGTCATAACTTTAATGCTAGTCAAATAGATGTAGAACTCTTCGAGAGTTTACCGAATGTTAAAGTACTGAGAGCCAAGAAAGTTGGAAGAGGCGATTTCTCAATTACCCAAGCTTATTTGGATGTTGTTGACTGGATTTTAACCCAGAATATTCAATTTGATTGGCTAGCTAATCTCACAGGTCAAGACTATCCGACTCAATCGCTCTCAAAATTTGAGAATTTTCTGGCTGCAACCGAGTACGATGGATTTTTTGATTATTTTAATGTGCTTTCTGATAAGTGTACTTGGGGAGCTAAAGACGGGCGCGATCGCTACTTCTATCAATACTGGTGGTCAGGTATAGAATTAGCCAAGTGGCAAAGAGCCTTATTCAAACCTTTTCGAGTTCTTATTAATAATGTTCAGCCTTTTGTGCGGATTGATTCTTCCTATGGACTCATCATCGGGCAACGGGCCGCTTCAGCTCCATTTAATGACAAATTTGTATGCTATGGAGGCTCTTACTTTAAAACAATTTCTAGACAATGCATTCAATACATTCATGATTTTTGCTCTGCCAATCCTGATTTGGTGAACTACTACAAGAAAGTTCGCCTTCCCGATGAATCTTTTATGCAAACCATCTTATTAAATAGTGGTTTGTTTAATTTTTATCCCCGCAATATGCGCTATATTGATTGGGAGAACAGCCGACACGGTCATCCCCGCATCCTCACATCTGAAGATTTTCCAAATTTAATTAAAGATAAATATTACTTTGCTAGAAAATTTGACATGAACCGGGACAGCAAAGTATTAGATATGCTTGACGAAAGAATTTTTCAAGCAACTTAA